One region of Tamandua tetradactyla isolate mTamTet1 chromosome 6, mTamTet1.pri, whole genome shotgun sequence genomic DNA includes:
- the RBFOX3 gene encoding RNA binding protein fox-1 homolog 3 isoform X2, whose amino-acid sequence MAQPYPPAQYPPPPQNRLAAEFAPPPPHPTQGYSGQTPVPPEHGLVLCPAAQTLPEQPGPDAGTQAITGTQAVPTDEAAQTDRQPLHPSDPTEKQQPKRLHVSNIPFRFRDPDLRQMFGQFGKILDVEIIFNERGSKGFGFVTFETSSDADRAREKLNGTIVEGRKIEVNNATARVMTNKKTANSYTNGWKLNPVVGAVYGPEFYAVTGFPYPTTGAAVAYRGAHLRGRGRAVYNTFRAAPPPPPIPAYGAALEQTLVKMPVPWAGLAPCPLTPQQTPEPAHPASPALPPLSCPFASRVVYQDGFYGAEIYGGYAAYRYAQPAAAAAYSDSYGRVYAAADPYHHTIGPTATYSIGTMASLCRGGYSRFTPY is encoded by the exons ATGGCCCAGCCCTACCCCCCGGCCCAGTACCCGCCTCCGCCCCAGAACCGCCTCGCTGCCGAGTTCGCCCCGCCGCCTCCGCACCCCACCCAGGGCTACTCGGGCCAGACCCCGGTGCCCCCCGAGCACGGCCTGGTCCTGTGCCCGGCAGCACAGACCCTCCCCGAGCAGCCCGGCCCCGACGCCGGCACCCAGGCCATCACCGGGACGCAGGCTGTGCCG ACAGACGAGGcggcacagacagacagacagccgCTCCACCCCTCCGACCCCACAGAGAAGCAGCAGCCCAAGCGGCTACACGTCTCCAACATCCCCTTCCGGTTCAGGGACCCCGACCTGCGGCAAATGTTCGGG CAATTCGGAAAAATTTTAGACGTGGAGATCATTTTTAACGAGCGGGGCTCCAAG GGTTTTGGGTTTGTAACTTTTGAAACTAGCTCAGATGCTGACCGAGCCCGGGAGAAGCTGAACGGCACCATCGTAGAGGGACGGAAAATTGAG GTCAACAACGCCACAGCCCGGGTCATGACCAACAAGAAGACTGCGAACTCCTATACCAACG GCTGGAAGCTAAATCCCGTGGTAGGCGCTGTCTACGGACCTGAATTCTATGCAG TGACGGGGTTCCCCTACCCCACCACGGGCGCAGCGGTTGCCTACCGAGGCGCGCACCtgcggggccggggccgggctgTGTACAACACGTTTCGGGCcgcgccgcccccgccccccatccCCGCTTATGGAGC GGCGCTGGAGCAAACGCTTGTTAAAATGCCAGTCCCATGGGCAGGGCTGGCCCCGTGCCCCCTCACTCCTCAGCAGACACCGGAGCCGGCCCACCCCGCCTCTCCAGCACTCCCACCACTCTCTTGTCCGTTTGCTTCCAGGGTCGTGTAtcaggatggattttatggtgctGAGATTTAT GGAGGCTATGCGGCCTACAGGTACGCTCAGCCCGCGGCCGCGGCAGCCTACAGCGACAG TTATGGCAGAGTCTACGCCGCCGCTGACCCCTACCACCACACCATCGGCCCCACGGCCACCTACAGCATCGGAACCATG GCTAGCCTCTGCCGAGGAGGGTACAGCCGCTTCACCCCGTACTAG
- the RBFOX3 gene encoding RNA binding protein fox-1 homolog 3 isoform X3 — translation MAQPYPPAQYPPPPQNRLAAEFAPPPPHPTQGYSGQTPVPPEHGLVLCPAAQTLPEQPGPDAGTQAITGTQAVPQTDEAAQTDRQPLHPSDPTEKQQPKRLHVSNIPFRFRDPDLRQMFGQFGKILDVEIIFNERGSKGFGFVTFETSSDADRAREKLNGTIVEGRKIEVNNATARVMTNKKTANSYTNGWKLNPVVGAVYGPEFYAVTGFPYPTTGAAVAYRGAHLRGRGRAVYNTFRAAPPPPPIPAYGAVVYQDGFYGAEIYGGYAAYRYAQPAAAAAYSDSYGRVYAAADPYHHTIGPTATYSIGTMASLCRGGYSRFTPY, via the exons ATGGCCCAGCCCTACCCCCCGGCCCAGTACCCGCCTCCGCCCCAGAACCGCCTCGCTGCCGAGTTCGCCCCGCCGCCTCCGCACCCCACCCAGGGCTACTCGGGCCAGACCCCGGTGCCCCCCGAGCACGGCCTGGTCCTGTGCCCGGCAGCACAGACCCTCCCCGAGCAGCCCGGCCCCGACGCCGGCACCCAGGCCATCACCGGGACGCAGGCTGTGCCG CAGACAGACGAGGcggcacagacagacagacagccgCTCCACCCCTCCGACCCCACAGAGAAGCAGCAGCCCAAGCGGCTACACGTCTCCAACATCCCCTTCCGGTTCAGGGACCCCGACCTGCGGCAAATGTTCGGG CAATTCGGAAAAATTTTAGACGTGGAGATCATTTTTAACGAGCGGGGCTCCAAG GGTTTTGGGTTTGTAACTTTTGAAACTAGCTCAGATGCTGACCGAGCCCGGGAGAAGCTGAACGGCACCATCGTAGAGGGACGGAAAATTGAG GTCAACAACGCCACAGCCCGGGTCATGACCAACAAGAAGACTGCGAACTCCTATACCAACG GCTGGAAGCTAAATCCCGTGGTAGGCGCTGTCTACGGACCTGAATTCTATGCAG TGACGGGGTTCCCCTACCCCACCACGGGCGCAGCGGTTGCCTACCGAGGCGCGCACCtgcggggccggggccgggctgTGTACAACACGTTTCGGGCcgcgccgcccccgccccccatccCCGCTTATGGAGC GGTCGTGTAtcaggatggattttatggtgctGAGATTTAT GGAGGCTATGCGGCCTACAGGTACGCTCAGCCCGCGGCCGCGGCAGCCTACAGCGACAG TTATGGCAGAGTCTACGCCGCCGCTGACCCCTACCACCACACCATCGGCCCCACGGCCACCTACAGCATCGGAACCATG GCTAGCCTCTGCCGAGGAGGGTACAGCCGCTTCACCCCGTACTAG
- the RBFOX3 gene encoding RNA binding protein fox-1 homolog 3 isoform X1 → MAQPYPPAQYPPPPQNRLAAEFAPPPPHPTQGYSGQTPVPPEHGLVLCPAAQTLPEQPGPDAGTQAITGTQAVPQTDEAAQTDRQPLHPSDPTEKQQPKRLHVSNIPFRFRDPDLRQMFGQFGKILDVEIIFNERGSKGFGFVTFETSSDADRAREKLNGTIVEGRKIEVNNATARVMTNKKTANSYTNGWKLNPVVGAVYGPEFYAVTGFPYPTTGAAVAYRGAHLRGRGRAVYNTFRAAPPPPPIPAYGAALEQTLVKMPVPWAGLAPCPLTPQQTPEPAHPASPALPPLSCPFASRVVYQDGFYGAEIYGGYAAYRYAQPAAAAAYSDSYGRVYAAADPYHHTIGPTATYSIGTMASLCRGGYSRFTPY, encoded by the exons ATGGCCCAGCCCTACCCCCCGGCCCAGTACCCGCCTCCGCCCCAGAACCGCCTCGCTGCCGAGTTCGCCCCGCCGCCTCCGCACCCCACCCAGGGCTACTCGGGCCAGACCCCGGTGCCCCCCGAGCACGGCCTGGTCCTGTGCCCGGCAGCACAGACCCTCCCCGAGCAGCCCGGCCCCGACGCCGGCACCCAGGCCATCACCGGGACGCAGGCTGTGCCG CAGACAGACGAGGcggcacagacagacagacagccgCTCCACCCCTCCGACCCCACAGAGAAGCAGCAGCCCAAGCGGCTACACGTCTCCAACATCCCCTTCCGGTTCAGGGACCCCGACCTGCGGCAAATGTTCGGG CAATTCGGAAAAATTTTAGACGTGGAGATCATTTTTAACGAGCGGGGCTCCAAG GGTTTTGGGTTTGTAACTTTTGAAACTAGCTCAGATGCTGACCGAGCCCGGGAGAAGCTGAACGGCACCATCGTAGAGGGACGGAAAATTGAG GTCAACAACGCCACAGCCCGGGTCATGACCAACAAGAAGACTGCGAACTCCTATACCAACG GCTGGAAGCTAAATCCCGTGGTAGGCGCTGTCTACGGACCTGAATTCTATGCAG TGACGGGGTTCCCCTACCCCACCACGGGCGCAGCGGTTGCCTACCGAGGCGCGCACCtgcggggccggggccgggctgTGTACAACACGTTTCGGGCcgcgccgcccccgccccccatccCCGCTTATGGAGC GGCGCTGGAGCAAACGCTTGTTAAAATGCCAGTCCCATGGGCAGGGCTGGCCCCGTGCCCCCTCACTCCTCAGCAGACACCGGAGCCGGCCCACCCCGCCTCTCCAGCACTCCCACCACTCTCTTGTCCGTTTGCTTCCAGGGTCGTGTAtcaggatggattttatggtgctGAGATTTAT GGAGGCTATGCGGCCTACAGGTACGCTCAGCCCGCGGCCGCGGCAGCCTACAGCGACAG TTATGGCAGAGTCTACGCCGCCGCTGACCCCTACCACCACACCATCGGCCCCACGGCCACCTACAGCATCGGAACCATG GCTAGCCTCTGCCGAGGAGGGTACAGCCGCTTCACCCCGTACTAG
- the RBFOX3 gene encoding RNA binding protein fox-1 homolog 3 isoform X4 — protein MAQPYPPAQYPPPPQNRLAAEFAPPPPHPTQGYSGQTPVPPEHGLVLCPAAQTLPEQPGPDAGTQAITGTQAVPTDEAAQTDRQPLHPSDPTEKQQPKRLHVSNIPFRFRDPDLRQMFGQFGKILDVEIIFNERGSKGFGFVTFETSSDADRAREKLNGTIVEGRKIEVNNATARVMTNKKTANSYTNGWKLNPVVGAVYGPEFYAVTGFPYPTTGAAVAYRGAHLRGRGRAVYNTFRAAPPPPPIPAYGAVVYQDGFYGAEIYGGYAAYRYAQPAAAAAYSDSYGRVYAAADPYHHTIGPTATYSIGTMASLCRGGYSRFTPY, from the exons ATGGCCCAGCCCTACCCCCCGGCCCAGTACCCGCCTCCGCCCCAGAACCGCCTCGCTGCCGAGTTCGCCCCGCCGCCTCCGCACCCCACCCAGGGCTACTCGGGCCAGACCCCGGTGCCCCCCGAGCACGGCCTGGTCCTGTGCCCGGCAGCACAGACCCTCCCCGAGCAGCCCGGCCCCGACGCCGGCACCCAGGCCATCACCGGGACGCAGGCTGTGCCG ACAGACGAGGcggcacagacagacagacagccgCTCCACCCCTCCGACCCCACAGAGAAGCAGCAGCCCAAGCGGCTACACGTCTCCAACATCCCCTTCCGGTTCAGGGACCCCGACCTGCGGCAAATGTTCGGG CAATTCGGAAAAATTTTAGACGTGGAGATCATTTTTAACGAGCGGGGCTCCAAG GGTTTTGGGTTTGTAACTTTTGAAACTAGCTCAGATGCTGACCGAGCCCGGGAGAAGCTGAACGGCACCATCGTAGAGGGACGGAAAATTGAG GTCAACAACGCCACAGCCCGGGTCATGACCAACAAGAAGACTGCGAACTCCTATACCAACG GCTGGAAGCTAAATCCCGTGGTAGGCGCTGTCTACGGACCTGAATTCTATGCAG TGACGGGGTTCCCCTACCCCACCACGGGCGCAGCGGTTGCCTACCGAGGCGCGCACCtgcggggccggggccgggctgTGTACAACACGTTTCGGGCcgcgccgcccccgccccccatccCCGCTTATGGAGC GGTCGTGTAtcaggatggattttatggtgctGAGATTTAT GGAGGCTATGCGGCCTACAGGTACGCTCAGCCCGCGGCCGCGGCAGCCTACAGCGACAG TTATGGCAGAGTCTACGCCGCCGCTGACCCCTACCACCACACCATCGGCCCCACGGCCACCTACAGCATCGGAACCATG GCTAGCCTCTGCCGAGGAGGGTACAGCCGCTTCACCCCGTACTAG